A window of the Dyadobacter pollutisoli genome harbors these coding sequences:
- a CDS encoding efflux transporter outer membrane subunit codes for MKTYKKLNYLLVPGIILLASGCKLTQPVEQPKRIDTPKTFLAQTDTTGIGAIRWRTFFRDNHLTALIDTALQNNLDLKVAVQRIEMARSNILIAQGALLPSVSGDISGGGRKFGDYTMDGVGNYDTNFSENIDNDRKLPAPFMPDYFAGLRSSWEIDIWGKLKTQKKAAYNRLLASEKARHAIVTGLIAQIATSYYQLMALDTELDIIRKNIALQQSAVETIKIQKEGGRANELGVQQLTAQLLNTQSLEFDVQQQVIATENNLNTLLGRFPQPIMRGTTSEQTLPSGVQAGIPANMLKRRPDVQQSQLELLAYYSDQQAARLAFLPSLNITAFLGFNSFKSSLLFSPGSIAYSALGGLTGPLLNRKALKAGQKRSEAASLEALYTYNKTVITGFQEVSTSLKKLENTKRIGDLKKQEVEVLQQAVTTSKDLFLTGYASYLEVITAQRSVLQEELNLTNVQKEQFLALIELYRALGGGWE; via the coding sequence ATGAAAACATATAAAAAGCTTAACTACCTCCTCGTTCCCGGAATAATCCTGCTCGCTTCCGGCTGTAAGCTCACGCAACCGGTAGAGCAGCCCAAACGAATAGATACGCCGAAAACGTTTCTGGCTCAGACAGATACCACAGGTATCGGAGCAATCCGGTGGAGAACTTTTTTCAGAGACAATCATTTGACTGCCCTTATCGATACCGCGCTTCAAAATAACCTTGACCTGAAAGTAGCAGTTCAGCGGATTGAAATGGCCCGTTCCAACATACTGATCGCCCAGGGCGCCTTGCTGCCATCGGTATCGGGCGATATTTCGGGTGGAGGCAGGAAGTTCGGGGACTACACCATGGACGGTGTCGGTAACTACGACACAAACTTTTCCGAGAACATCGACAATGACCGTAAACTGCCCGCTCCTTTTATGCCAGACTATTTTGCAGGACTACGAAGCTCTTGGGAAATTGATATTTGGGGGAAATTAAAAACACAGAAAAAAGCGGCATACAACCGTCTTTTGGCATCAGAGAAAGCGCGACATGCCATCGTGACCGGCCTCATCGCACAAATAGCCACCTCGTACTATCAATTAATGGCGCTGGACACGGAACTGGATATTATCCGTAAGAACATTGCATTGCAGCAATCGGCGGTTGAAACCATTAAAATTCAAAAAGAAGGTGGAAGGGCAAATGAGCTTGGTGTACAGCAACTTACCGCCCAACTTTTGAATACCCAAAGCCTTGAATTTGATGTTCAGCAACAAGTGATCGCGACGGAGAATAATCTGAATACACTACTGGGTCGTTTTCCGCAACCCATAATGCGCGGAACAACATCGGAACAAACCCTGCCATCAGGGGTTCAGGCGGGAATTCCTGCTAATATGCTAAAAAGACGCCCCGACGTGCAGCAATCTCAATTGGAGCTGCTTGCTTATTATTCCGATCAGCAGGCGGCTCGGCTGGCATTTTTACCCTCTCTGAACATTACCGCTTTTTTAGGATTTAATTCATTCAAAAGCAGTCTCTTGTTTTCGCCTGGTTCCATCGCTTACAGTGCATTAGGCGGCCTCACAGGTCCACTATTGAACCGTAAAGCGTTAAAAGCTGGGCAAAAAAGGTCCGAAGCTGCGAGCCTGGAAGCTTTGTACACCTATAATAAAACTGTCATTACAGGTTTTCAGGAAGTCAGTACAAGCCTTAAAAAACTGGAAAACACCAAAAGAATTGGTGACTTGAAAAAGCAGGAAGTAGAAGTGCTGCAACAGGCGGTGACCACTTCCAAAGACCTTTTCCTGACCGGTTATGCCTCATATCTGGAAGTAATTACCGCACAGCGGAGTGTTTTACAAGAAGAATTGAATCTTACCAATGTACAAAAAGAACAGTTTCTGGCACTAATCGAATTATACCGGGCACTCGGTGGTGGCTGGGAATAA
- a CDS encoding efflux RND transporter permease subunit — protein sequence MFKIFIERPVLSLVISVFITLLGLLAFKDLPVSQFPDIVPPSVVVTATYTGANSEVCVDAVAVPLEKAINGVPGMTYMTSVSGNDGVTTITISFNVGVDPDLAAVNVQNRVQTVIDELPEEVIKAGVTTEKEVNSMLMYLDIMSTDSSAAEDFVYNFADINILKELKRIDGVGRAQIMGSKDYSMRIWLKPDRMMSYNVSADEVVKAIRDQNVVAAPGKTGVSSGREVQVLQYVLKYTGKLFEPAQYENIVLRSNPDGSMLKLKDVADVEFGTLEYDMASKSNGKPSASIMIKQRPGSNAQEVIKNIKTKVAELKKTTFPPGMDYFVSYDVSRFLDASIHEVVRTLIEAFILVIIIVYLFLQDFRSTVIPALAVPVALVGTFAFMQMFGFSINLLTLFALVLAIGIVVDNAIVVVEAVHAKMAEKHIGAREATLESMKEMSGAIIAITLVMSAVFVPVAFMSGPVGIFYRQFSITLAISIVISGINALTLTPALCALMLKNTHGEASKNTLLDRFFKGFNNGYDGISSKYRKLLSLIINRRVVTVGLLIAFCVGTYGINTILPTGFIPTEDQGVINVNVTTPVAATVERTEAVLDEIQKVAQSLEPVESVSSLSGYSLITESAGSSYGMAMINLKPWDQRKASVQDIIAEMEERTRHITDADIQFFPPPTVPGFGNSSGFELRVQDRSGSDDLQKTADITNKFVKDLMDSPEIASAFSSFDASFPQYMIHVDADMASKKGVSVDAAMSTLQTLIGSLYASNFIRFGQMYKVMVQADPSFRRSPEDILKLYVKNTRDEMVPFSTFIRLERVYGPELLTRYNMYTSAMINGDAAPGYSSGDAIKAVERIAAKSLPKGFTYEWSGMTREEILSGDQAIYIFGICLLFVYLLLAAQYESLVLPLPVILSLPTGIFGAFLALKLMGLENNIYAQVSLVMLIGLLGKNAILIVEYAIIRQKEGRSVIEAALEGATERLRPILMTSFAFIAGLIPLVMASGAGAIGNRSIGTAAAGGMLIGTLFGVIIIPGLYVLFASATNPKKPKTIVAEQEEAVLD from the coding sequence ATGTTTAAGATTTTCATAGAACGGCCAGTGCTTTCATTGGTCATATCGGTTTTCATTACCCTGCTGGGACTTTTGGCATTCAAAGACTTACCGGTTTCCCAGTTCCCGGACATTGTCCCTCCCTCCGTTGTAGTTACCGCAACTTATACCGGTGCCAACTCAGAGGTTTGCGTTGACGCCGTGGCAGTACCGCTCGAAAAAGCAATCAATGGTGTGCCGGGCATGACTTACATGACCAGCGTTTCGGGTAACGACGGGGTTACGACCATTACCATTTCATTCAATGTCGGTGTAGATCCCGATCTGGCGGCGGTAAACGTCCAAAACCGCGTCCAGACTGTGATTGATGAGCTTCCGGAAGAAGTAATCAAAGCGGGAGTTACCACCGAAAAAGAGGTGAACAGTATGCTCATGTACCTCGACATTATGAGCACCGATTCGTCGGCGGCAGAGGATTTTGTTTACAACTTCGCAGACATTAATATCCTCAAAGAACTGAAAAGAATCGACGGAGTAGGTCGTGCCCAAATCATGGGAAGCAAAGATTACTCCATGAGGATCTGGCTGAAACCCGACCGCATGATGAGCTATAATGTCTCGGCAGACGAGGTAGTAAAAGCCATTCGTGACCAGAATGTCGTAGCTGCCCCTGGGAAAACCGGTGTTAGCTCAGGTCGGGAGGTACAGGTGCTGCAATATGTATTGAAATATACCGGAAAATTATTCGAACCGGCTCAATACGAGAACATTGTACTACGCTCGAACCCCGACGGGTCCATGCTGAAATTGAAGGATGTAGCAGATGTAGAATTTGGTACCCTCGAATACGATATGGCTTCCAAATCCAATGGTAAGCCGTCTGCGTCCATTATGATCAAGCAGCGGCCGGGATCTAATGCACAGGAAGTCATCAAAAATATCAAAACCAAAGTCGCGGAATTGAAGAAAACGACATTCCCGCCGGGCATGGATTACTTTGTTTCCTACGACGTTTCGCGGTTCCTGGACGCGTCCATACATGAAGTAGTACGCACACTGATCGAAGCATTTATTCTGGTAATCATCATTGTATACCTGTTTTTGCAAGATTTCCGGTCCACAGTTATCCCGGCACTGGCTGTGCCGGTCGCACTGGTCGGCACATTCGCTTTTATGCAGATGTTTGGTTTTTCCATCAACCTGCTGACTTTGTTCGCATTGGTACTGGCTATCGGGATCGTCGTCGATAATGCTATTGTCGTCGTCGAGGCCGTGCACGCCAAGATGGCCGAAAAGCATATCGGAGCGCGGGAGGCAACATTGGAATCGATGAAAGAAATGAGCGGTGCGATCATTGCCATTACATTGGTTATGTCAGCGGTTTTTGTTCCCGTGGCATTCATGTCTGGTCCGGTTGGGATCTTCTATCGGCAGTTTTCCATTACACTCGCCATTTCCATTGTCATATCGGGTATTAATGCATTGACATTGACGCCTGCCCTTTGTGCATTGATGTTAAAAAACACCCATGGCGAGGCCTCCAAGAACACACTTTTGGATCGGTTTTTCAAAGGTTTCAACAATGGATACGACGGTATTTCCAGCAAATACAGGAAGCTGCTTTCGCTCATTATCAATCGGAGAGTTGTAACAGTTGGCCTTCTGATCGCCTTTTGTGTGGGTACTTATGGCATTAATACAATCCTCCCCACGGGCTTTATTCCAACAGAAGATCAGGGCGTTATCAATGTGAATGTGACAACACCAGTAGCTGCTACTGTGGAAAGAACGGAGGCAGTACTGGACGAAATTCAAAAAGTAGCACAGTCGCTTGAACCCGTCGAATCGGTTTCCAGCCTCTCGGGTTACAGCCTCATCACCGAGTCCGCCGGCTCATCATACGGTATGGCGATGATCAACCTGAAACCATGGGACCAAAGAAAAGCATCGGTACAGGACATTATTGCCGAAATGGAGGAAAGGACCAGGCACATTACCGATGCCGATATCCAGTTCTTCCCTCCTCCTACCGTCCCTGGTTTTGGTAATTCAAGTGGTTTTGAGCTGCGGGTACAAGACCGGTCCGGAAGTGATGACCTTCAAAAAACGGCTGACATTACCAACAAATTCGTCAAGGACCTGATGGATTCGCCCGAAATCGCAAGCGCATTCAGCAGCTTTGATGCGAGTTTCCCCCAGTATATGATCCATGTGGATGCAGATATGGCCTCCAAAAAGGGAGTATCAGTAGACGCTGCCATGAGTACGCTGCAGACGTTGATAGGAAGCTTATACGCCTCTAATTTTATCCGTTTCGGACAAATGTATAAAGTAATGGTCCAGGCTGACCCAAGTTTCAGAAGAAGCCCCGAGGATATCCTGAAACTCTATGTCAAAAACACTCGCGACGAAATGGTGCCTTTTTCAACATTCATCAGACTGGAAAGGGTTTACGGGCCTGAGCTGCTCACACGCTATAATATGTACACGTCCGCGATGATCAATGGTGACGCCGCGCCAGGGTACAGCTCAGGTGATGCGATCAAGGCCGTTGAAAGAATTGCCGCGAAAAGTCTCCCAAAAGGTTTTACCTATGAATGGTCAGGAATGACACGGGAAGAAATCCTCTCCGGCGACCAGGCCATTTACATTTTCGGTATTTGTTTACTCTTCGTTTACCTGCTTCTGGCGGCGCAATATGAAAGTCTTGTACTGCCACTACCCGTTATCCTATCGTTGCCCACCGGGATTTTCGGAGCCTTCCTTGCATTGAAATTAATGGGTCTGGAAAACAACATTTATGCCCAGGTTTCGCTGGTCATGCTCATTGGTCTGTTAGGTAAAAACGCTATCCTGATCGTCGAATACGCCATTATCCGGCAAAAAGAGGGACGTTCGGTCATAGAAGCCGCGCTGGAAGGGGCCACCGAAAGGCTTCGCCCGATCCTGATGACTTCTTTCGCTTTTATAGCGGGGCTTATTCCCCTGGTAATGGCCTCCGGCGCGGGCGCCATTGGTAACCGATCCATCGGTACGGCCGCAGCTGGTGGTATGCTGATCGGAACGCTTTTCGGGGTTATTATCATTCCGGGGCTCTACGTCCTTTTTGCCAGCGCAACCAATCCGAAGAAACCGAAAACAATCGTAGCAGAACAAGAAGAAGCGGTCCTTGACTAA
- a CDS encoding efflux RND transporter periplasmic adaptor subunit, with the protein MKNFQWSFLLIISIFTYGCASKSEGISESRDSILTIPVTELRPQKTELLREYVGDIHAIRNVEIYARVKGYLEEVYVDEGKEVKKGQTLFRINNEEYEAQLAKAKANLQSAIAEAKGAELELKRVRLLVEKNVITKTEVELAEAKLAAVNAKIEEARSEKSNAAIQLAHTEIKAPFDGIIDRIPFKMGSLINEGTLLTTLSDTKTVFAYFNVSENEYLEYVRARGKAAEKEAIVELELSDGTFFKHKGAIETMEGAFDEGTGSIAFRARFSNPEKLLKHGSTGTIRLTNTVDNAILIPQKATFEIQDKSFVYVVNKNNQIKTRSFVPKSRFSTYYVVKSGLESGETIVCEGIQGLKDGATISPKTISMDSLKINNANKIELSAR; encoded by the coding sequence ATGAAAAATTTTCAGTGGTCATTCTTATTGATTATCAGCATTTTCACATACGGATGTGCTTCCAAAAGTGAAGGTATCTCCGAAAGCAGGGATAGCATACTCACCATTCCGGTAACCGAACTGAGACCTCAGAAAACCGAGCTGCTGCGGGAGTATGTAGGAGACATTCACGCCATTAGGAATGTCGAAATCTACGCCCGGGTAAAAGGTTACCTGGAAGAAGTTTACGTGGATGAAGGAAAAGAAGTCAAAAAAGGACAGACGCTTTTCAGGATCAATAATGAGGAGTATGAAGCACAGCTTGCAAAGGCAAAGGCCAACCTGCAAAGTGCTATCGCTGAGGCAAAAGGCGCCGAACTTGAACTGAAAAGAGTTCGGTTACTGGTTGAAAAAAATGTAATTACGAAAACGGAAGTAGAATTGGCGGAAGCCAAACTGGCCGCCGTGAATGCGAAAATTGAAGAGGCGCGTTCCGAGAAATCCAATGCCGCCATTCAACTTGCCCATACTGAGATCAAAGCTCCGTTTGACGGCATCATTGACAGGATTCCGTTTAAAATGGGTAGTCTGATCAATGAAGGAACGCTGCTGACGACATTGTCGGATACTAAAACGGTATTTGCTTATTTCAATGTCTCAGAAAATGAATACCTGGAATATGTGAGAGCAAGAGGGAAAGCCGCTGAAAAGGAAGCGATCGTTGAGCTGGAACTTTCCGACGGTACGTTTTTTAAACACAAAGGCGCCATTGAAACGATGGAAGGCGCTTTCGATGAAGGAACAGGCTCCATTGCCTTTCGGGCACGTTTTTCCAATCCTGAAAAACTGCTGAAACACGGTTCAACAGGAACCATCAGACTTACCAATACTGTCGATAATGCGATCCTCATTCCACAGAAAGCCACTTTTGAGATTCAGGACAAAAGCTTTGTGTATGTGGTAAACAAAAACAACCAGATCAAAACCAGGAGCTTTGTTCCCAAATCACGGTTCTCGACTTACTATGTGGTCAAATCCGGGCTGGAATCAGGCGAAACAATTGTATGTGAAGGAATTCAGGGGCTGAAAGATGGCGCTACTATTTCGCCAAAAACCATTTCTATGGACAGCCTTAAAATCAACAACGCTAACAAAATAGAACTTAGCGCGCGATAA
- a CDS encoding GNAT family N-acetyltransferase, with protein MNGKKIKAGRFMLTKMTAADGDKYFRLSNNAQVMKYVTGYPLTRPESDDMLRRFLAEYGPNTYLGRYLIEEEATGELIGAAKLDKVGAEYEIGYRVMEEHWGKGIATEIATGLINFAKGTLNAKSVIAFVNVNNVASIRVLEKAGMVNMETIEDLDEVKYKFSYSPQNNPSMKKVLYILLGLIALVLIAAFLMPKDYAVEKEIVINKPKAEVFAYLKSLKNQDNWSVWASRDPNMKKSFTGTDGTVGFTSMWDGNDDVGKGEQEITKIEEGERVNTELRFLKPFESTNDAYMVTEVIDSTSTKVRWGFTGAMPIPMNVMLPFMGMEKSVGKDFQDGLNNLKAILEK; from the coding sequence ATGAACGGCAAGAAGATCAAAGCGGGGAGGTTTATGTTGACGAAGATGACGGCAGCGGACGGCGACAAATATTTCAGGCTGAGCAACAATGCGCAGGTCATGAAATATGTGACCGGGTACCCGCTAACCCGGCCCGAATCTGACGATATGCTTCGAAGGTTTTTAGCTGAATATGGACCTAACACCTACCTGGGCCGATACCTGATTGAGGAAGAGGCGACTGGGGAATTGATAGGGGCAGCGAAGCTGGATAAGGTCGGTGCCGAATATGAGATTGGTTACCGGGTGATGGAGGAGCATTGGGGCAAGGGAATAGCAACTGAAATAGCGACCGGATTAATAAATTTTGCAAAAGGGACATTAAATGCCAAAAGCGTCATTGCCTTTGTGAATGTCAATAACGTCGCTTCCATACGGGTACTGGAAAAAGCCGGTATGGTGAATATGGAAACGATTGAAGATCTTGATGAAGTTAAGTATAAGTTTAGTTATTCACCTCAAAATAATCCCTCAATGAAAAAAGTGCTCTACATTTTGCTTGGACTGATCGCATTGGTCCTGATTGCTGCCTTCCTCATGCCGAAAGACTATGCTGTTGAAAAGGAAATCGTTATCAACAAACCTAAGGCAGAGGTCTTTGCATACCTCAAATCCCTGAAAAACCAGGATAACTGGAGTGTGTGGGCGAGCCGTGATCCCAATATGAAGAAAAGCTTCACGGGTACCGACGGTACAGTAGGTTTCACTTCCATGTGGGACGGAAACGATGACGTAGGGAAGGGCGAACAGGAGATTACCAAAATCGAGGAAGGAGAGCGGGTCAATACAGAACTCAGGTTTTTGAAACCATTTGAAAGTACCAACGATGCTTACATGGTTACGGAAGTCATTGATTCCACTTCAACGAAAGTACGCTGGGGCTTTACCGGCGCTATGCCTATACCCATGAACGTCATGTTGCCTTTTATGGGCATGGAAAAATCGGTAGGAAAGGATTTTCAGGACGGATTGAATAACTTAAAGGCGATTTTGGAAAAATAA
- a CDS encoding YdeI/OmpD-associated family protein, producing MNHTDPRIDTYILKSADFAIPILTYLREIVHTTCPEATETMKWSFPHFEYKGSILCSMASFKQHCAFGFWLGSKLTDPHNLLASGDEKTSMGQLGRITSLDDLPKENYLIGFIREAMQLIDSGVKQTKEPKPATNKELVVPEYFAEALQSNADALKTFTNFSYSQKKEYVEWITDAKSEATRDKRMETALEWLAEGKIRNWKYVR from the coding sequence ATGAACCATACTGATCCCCGGATAGATACCTACATTTTGAAGTCTGCTGATTTTGCAATCCCAATATTGACTTATCTGCGGGAGATTGTGCACACCACCTGCCCGGAAGCGACGGAAACGATGAAATGGAGTTTTCCACATTTCGAGTACAAGGGGAGCATTCTTTGCAGCATGGCATCGTTCAAGCAGCATTGTGCATTTGGTTTCTGGCTGGGTTCCAAGCTGACGGATCCGCATAATTTGCTGGCGTCCGGGGATGAAAAGACTTCCATGGGACAACTGGGCAGGATCACCAGCCTGGATGACTTGCCGAAAGAAAATTACCTGATAGGATTTATCAGGGAGGCAATGCAGCTGATAGACAGTGGCGTAAAACAAACCAAGGAACCTAAGCCTGCAACGAATAAAGAACTGGTGGTTCCCGAATATTTTGCAGAAGCATTACAATCGAATGCCGACGCGCTGAAAACGTTTACCAATTTCAGTTACTCGCAGAAAAAGGAATATGTGGAATGGATTACCGATGCCAAAAGCGAGGCGACAAGAGACAAAAGAATGGAAACCGCGCTGGAATGGCTGGCGGAGGGTAAGATAAGAAACTGGAAGTATGTGAGATAG
- a CDS encoding HmuY family protein has translation MKNLRVPVLTFLAASMLFLTACGDDNENGPVVVPDLTISEVKDLDGSAESKKDSAFYSLSLNKEVTSSEQWDIKFKGTTISVSGTAQLVQLSNGQLFDTYTTAPASGFVKDDIKGSGSWYNYTATTEPQHAIIPVPGKIIVLKTTDGKYAKIEMLSYYKGNPSTTSESFKDLTTRPAAKTYTFRFAYQADGSTNLK, from the coding sequence ATGAAAAATCTAAGAGTACCTGTACTTACATTCCTTGCTGCATCCATGCTATTTTTGACAGCTTGCGGCGATGACAATGAAAATGGGCCAGTAGTGGTTCCAGACCTCACGATCAGCGAAGTAAAAGACCTGGACGGATCAGCAGAATCGAAGAAAGATTCAGCATTTTACAGTCTTTCCCTGAACAAAGAAGTGACCTCTTCTGAGCAATGGGACATTAAATTTAAAGGAACAACCATTTCGGTAAGCGGAACGGCGCAACTGGTACAACTATCCAACGGACAGCTCTTCGATACTTATACAACCGCCCCAGCTTCCGGATTTGTGAAGGACGATATCAAAGGTTCAGGGTCGTGGTATAACTACACCGCTACTACGGAACCGCAGCATGCTATCATTCCGGTACCGGGCAAAATTATCGTTTTGAAAACAACAGACGGCAAATATGCCAAGATAGAAATGCTTAGCTATTACAAGGGAAATCCAAGTACCACCTCAGAATCGTTCAAAGACCTCACAACCCGCCCAGCCGCAAAAACTTACACATTCAGATTTGCATACCAGGCTGACGGCAGCACAAATTTGAAATAA
- a CDS encoding TonB-dependent receptor plug domain-containing protein, with protein sequence MKIRLFSLLLFITTAALAQEEMSRKDSVRINNLNEVVVTATRTEKLLSQIPVPVTQISSAEIRNRGMVRLNEILAEQTGLTIVTDHGKGIQMQGFSPEYTMIMIDGEPVIGRTSGTLELSRIATTNIDKIEIVKGPSSSLYGSEAMAGVINIITQKQKDGFSSSLSARYGTNNNTDLSVESGFRKNKFDIGGFANRNSSSGYALRPETGTKTVSPFEAYTFNLRSGYQLTPKSDLRVSVRYFDSEQDDRYFTNDRFASGKGKERNLSIAPSYRIRFNEKLNSSARLYYSSYKTKSLYNYEDNHTLFDQTFFDQTFTRGELQTDYAVVPGLKVTAGAGAVHETVEATRYEDLQSFNSGYGYVQADWQPLTRLSIIVGGRFDAHSEYKSQFSPKLAASYKVTDRFMILASAGKGYKAPDFRQLYLNFTNTAVGYSVFGYIGVADRLKELQNVGLIERVLIDPTTLQSLNAESSTSFNTGFRYAPVPRLSITFNAFRNNIKNLISTQPIALKTNGLFVYSYFNLNSVVTQGAETEITYSFAKNFEVALGVQYLDAFDQAEKDKIKAGEVYTKDENNRTRLVRMSEYGGLYNRSKWMVNARISYNNTEKGFTASIRSIYRGKYGISDIDGNGILNADSEYVNGYNVLNASVSKSFYKNRLRLQITAENLLNYKDIASVSNLPGRLLYGGVSFNFNK encoded by the coding sequence ATGAAGATTCGTTTATTTTCGCTACTATTATTTATAACCACGGCAGCCCTGGCCCAGGAAGAAATGTCGAGAAAGGATTCTGTCAGGATCAATAATCTCAATGAAGTGGTGGTGACTGCTACCCGGACTGAAAAGCTGCTTTCACAAATTCCTGTTCCGGTTACCCAGATCTCTTCTGCTGAAATCAGGAATCGCGGAATGGTACGACTGAATGAGATACTTGCAGAACAAACCGGCCTGACCATTGTCACTGACCATGGGAAAGGCATTCAAATGCAGGGATTTTCACCAGAGTACACGATGATCATGATCGATGGCGAACCGGTAATCGGACGCACATCAGGTACACTTGAACTTTCGCGCATTGCTACTACCAATATTGATAAAATTGAAATTGTAAAAGGCCCTTCTTCCTCTTTATACGGTAGCGAAGCCATGGCTGGTGTGATCAATATCATTACCCAGAAACAGAAAGACGGATTTTCATCTTCATTATCAGCCCGATATGGCACCAATAACAATACGGATCTGTCAGTTGAAAGTGGGTTCAGAAAGAATAAGTTTGACATCGGCGGCTTTGCAAATCGCAACAGCAGCAGTGGTTATGCACTGCGCCCTGAAACCGGTACTAAAACCGTTTCGCCATTTGAAGCTTACACATTTAACCTGAGAAGCGGCTACCAGCTGACTCCTAAGTCGGATCTTCGGGTTTCGGTCCGCTATTTTGACAGTGAACAGGATGACCGATATTTCACCAACGACCGGTTCGCGTCGGGGAAAGGTAAAGAGAGAAACCTAAGCATAGCGCCTTCGTACCGGATCAGGTTTAATGAAAAGTTGAACTCCTCGGCCCGGCTTTACTATTCGTCTTACAAAACGAAGTCGCTCTATAATTACGAAGATAACCATACACTGTTCGATCAGACATTTTTCGATCAGACATTTACACGGGGCGAATTGCAGACGGACTATGCCGTCGTCCCCGGCTTGAAAGTGACGGCGGGCGCTGGTGCTGTACATGAGACCGTGGAGGCTACACGCTACGAGGACCTGCAATCGTTCAACTCCGGCTACGGCTACGTGCAGGCGGACTGGCAACCATTGACAAGGCTTAGTATCATCGTCGGCGGACGTTTTGATGCCCACAGCGAGTACAAATCACAATTCAGCCCCAAGCTAGCAGCCAGCTACAAGGTGACCGATCGTTTTATGATCCTTGCCTCAGCAGGAAAAGGATATAAAGCACCGGATTTCAGGCAATTGTATCTCAACTTTACCAATACGGCAGTCGGCTATTCGGTTTTCGGGTACATTGGCGTGGCCGACAGACTTAAAGAATTGCAGAATGTAGGACTCATCGAAAGGGTGCTCATTGATCCCACCACATTGCAGAGCCTGAATGCCGAAAGCTCCACCTCGTTCAATACAGGATTCAGATATGCACCGGTGCCCAGGCTGAGCATTACATTCAATGCTTTTCGGAATAATATCAAAAACCTCATCAGCACACAACCCATTGCGCTCAAAACCAATGGATTGTTTGTCTACTCCTACTTCAATCTCAACAGCGTTGTCACACAGGGAGCTGAGACTGAGATCACTTATTCCTTTGCCAAAAATTTCGAAGTAGCGCTCGGCGTGCAATATCTGGACGCTTTTGATCAGGCAGAAAAAGACAAGATCAAGGCAGGGGAAGTTTACACGAAAGACGAAAACAACCGCACCAGATTGGTCAGAATGAGCGAGTACGGCGGATTATACAACCGGTCGAAATGGATGGTCAATGCAAGAATTTCCTATAACAACACAGAAAAAGGCTTTACAGCCTCTATCCGTTCGATTTACCGAGGCAAGTACGGCATCAGCGACATTGACGGAAACGGTATCCTGAACGCCGACAGCGAATATGTGAATGGATACAATGTGCTCAATGCTTCCGTTTCCAAAAGCTTTTACAAAAACAGGCTGAGATTACAGATAACGGCCGAAAACCTGCTCAATTACAAAGATATAGCCTCCGTCAGCAACCTTCCCGGACGACTTCTCTACGGAGGTGTGAGCTTCAATTTCAATAAATAA
- a CDS encoding YceI family protein codes for MRHIIKIALSVFIFAGWGNTFAQTSKIVSGSTKFSVKFILGTCEGSFEAPRGSAVFDEKNPSAASFDVKIAAATFKTNSNSRDKDLKSEKYFYVEKYPDIHFKSSKVEKKDGKFQTTGTLTMRDVSKTVTLPFEAKKNADGTYTLSSTFDVNRLDYKIGEKDWKLKDIVTVSLAAVIK; via the coding sequence ATGCGACACATTATCAAAATTGCCCTGTCTGTTTTCATCTTTGCTGGATGGGGCAATACTTTTGCTCAAACTTCAAAGATCGTCTCCGGCAGCACTAAATTCAGTGTAAAATTCATATTGGGTACCTGCGAAGGAAGCTTTGAAGCACCGAGAGGCTCTGCGGTTTTTGACGAAAAAAATCCGTCCGCAGCTTCTTTTGATGTGAAAATTGCCGCGGCTACATTCAAGACCAACAGTAATTCAAGGGACAAAGACCTGAAAAGTGAAAAGTACTTTTACGTCGAAAAGTATCCCGATATTCATTTCAAGTCTTCGAAGGTGGAGAAGAAAGACGGCAAGTTCCAAACCACCGGTACACTCACGATGCGCGACGTATCGAAGACTGTAACATTGCCTTTTGAAGCCAAAAAAAATGCTGACGGTACTTACACCCTTTCCAGTACATTCGATGTAAACCGCCTGGATTACAAAATCGGTGAGAAAGACTGGAAGCTCAAAGACATTGTCACCGTCTCGCTCGCCGCTGTCATTAAATAG